In the genome of Ancylomarina subtilis, one region contains:
- a CDS encoding cbb3-type cytochrome c oxidase N-terminal domain-containing protein yields the protein MEKNDKFLEENEHLMSDHDYDGIRELNNPMPTWWRYLFYVTIIFAFVYMFRYHVFGDDLQIAEYNKEMALAEANKPKPTFDENSLVLMTDAKNITAGKAIYDKNCVACHATLGEGNAIGPNLTDDYWLNGGSLEDIYKIIKEGKPLKGMLAWQNQLSPEQMLQVSSYVMSLHGTNPPNAKAAQGELYKQEK from the coding sequence ATGGAAAAAAATGATAAATTTCTTGAAGAAAATGAACACTTGATGAGTGATCATGATTACGATGGCATTCGTGAACTAAATAATCCGATGCCAACCTGGTGGCGTTATTTGTTTTATGTAACCATCATATTTGCTTTCGTTTATATGTTCCGCTATCATGTTTTTGGAGATGATCTTCAAATTGCTGAATATAATAAAGAGATGGCTTTAGCTGAAGCAAATAAACCCAAACCAACATTTGATGAAAATTCCTTGGTGTTGATGACGGATGCAAAGAATATTACCGCTGGTAAAGCGATATATGATAAAAACTGTGTTGCTTGTCATGCTACCCTGGGAGAGGGAAATGCTATTGGACCAAACTTAACAGACGATTACTGGTTGAATGGTGGTAGCCTTGAAGATATCTATAAGATAATTAAAGAAGGGAAACCTTTAAAGGGGATGTTAGCCTGGCAGAATCAATTGTCTCCTGAGCAGATGTTGCAGGTGTCAAGTTATGTGATGAGTTTGCATGGCACCAATCCTCCCAATGCAAAAGCAGCTCAAGGTGAATTGTACAAACAAGAAAAATAA
- a CDS encoding cbb3-type cytochrome oxidase subunit 3, whose protein sequence is MKLVSHYLQSISDVGLYPSISLIIFFTFFIGMIWWTFKKSNKNFFNDMKSYALDDDGINSSDQSGTNI, encoded by the coding sequence ATGAAACTAGTCAGCCATTATTTACAAAGCATTTCAGATGTTGGTCTTTATCCCAGCATCTCGCTAATTATTTTCTTTACCTTTTTCATAGGAATGATTTGGTGGACTTTCAAAAAGAGTAATAAAAACTTTTTCAATGATATGAAAAGTTATGCTCTTGATGATGACGGAATCAATTCTTCGGATCAGTCAGGTACCAATATCTGA